TTCGACGATTTTGATGTCAACGCCCTCGGCACCCTGAACCTGCTCGAGGCCTGCCGCAGGTTTACCCCGGAATCACCTTTTATACACCTTTCTACCAACAAGGTTTATGGCGATGCACCCAATAACATAAAGCTTCGCGAGCTAGAATCGCGTTGGGATTATGATGACCCGATGTACAAGGACGGTATCAGCGAGAATTTCACGATTGATCAAAGCAAGCATTCGCTGTTCGGTGCTTCCAAAGTTTCCGGCGACATTATGGTACAGGAATACGGCCGGTACTTTGGCATGTATACCGCCTGCCTTCGCGGCGGCTGCCTCACCGGGCCAAACCATTCAGGGGTTGAGCTTCACGGTTTCCTGAGTTACCTGATCCGGACCAATCTTGAGGGAAAGACCTACAAAGTTTTCGGTTACAAGGGAAAGCAGGTGCGCGATAACATCCATTCTTATGACGTGGCGACGTTCATTGACCATTTTATAAAAAATCCGAGGTCGGGGGAAGTGTACAACATCGGTGGCGGAAAGGAAAACTCCATTTCAATACTCGAAGCTTTCGACCTGATTTCATCCATATCAGGAAAGGAAATGAAGTACGAATATATCGACCAGCATCGTTCCGGAGACCACATATGCTATTACTCAGATCTGTCAAAAATCAAACAGCATTTTCCCGAATGGAATATTACCAGGAACCTGCACACGGTCTTCGAGGAGATCACGGAAAACTGGTATAAACGAATGGAGCCGAATGCCAAGTAAGATTGAAGAATCATAAACCAATGCAATGAGATCCGGAGACAATCCAAATAAAAGTACCGAGGCCAAAGTCGCGACCGTATGGCATCACGTCATTATGCCGGTCTATATACCGCACGCGGAAGGGTATTTCCGGGACTCTTTTAAAATACTCAGGCTGTCATTGGAGTCGTTGATCCGCACGGTGGCTCCGGGAACTTATATCACAGTTGTTGATAACGGAAGTGCCGCAGAGGTTTCAGGCTACCTGGACCAACTTTTTCATGAGGGACACATCAATGAGATAATCCACACGATCAACATTGGCAAAATCAATGCGGTCATGAAAGGATTGGCGGGAATAAATTCCGTTTTTTTTACGGTTTGCGATCAGGATATCCTTTTTCTGGAGCATTGGCAGCAAGCCAGCTTTGCGGTGTTCGACGATTTTCCAAAAGCAGGCGTGGTGGGCATCATTCCGATGTTCAACACTTTCAAGACCTATTCCGATCATTTACTGTTTGATTTCCTGCTGTCTGACAGGTTAAAGTTCAGGCCTGTCAAAAATCCCGAAGCCTTACAGCGGTTTTACGACAGCATCTGGACCGACAGAAATTACAACCAGCACAGGCTCAAAGAGATCCTCACGTTGTCTTCACCAAATGGAGAGATTGCCGTAGTGGGGTCAGGCCATGTTGTAGCAACCTACCGGCGTGATATCTTCGACACTTTTCAAAAGAGTTACACCAGGGATTTGCTTAGTCCAGAAAGCGACAAGCTCTTTCTCGATCTGCCGCCGTTGCATTCGGGGTACTACCGCTTTACAACCTATGATAATTACGCGTATCACATGGGAAATGCCTATGAAAGCTGGATGTCCGGTGTTTCAGGACAGGCTATAGCGCGTACTGTATCCGCTCCCCGAAATCATCCAAAATTGAAACAAGGGCTATTCGTCCGTTTTTTCGGTACCTTCAAAAAATATTTTGTCCAGAAAATTATATTTAAGCCGATTTTCTACAGGCATTTTCTGAAATATAAAGGGCTGCAATCCGATCAGATCAGCACTTTTTAAATCAGAATACCTAATATCCGTACCATGAAGAAAATCCTGATTTTGGCCAATTACTTACCTTCCGGTGGATGGGGCGGTGGTGTGATTATGCGCAGCCTGACGCAAAACCCTCCCGAAAATGTGAGTTTCCTTTGGACGGTCCCTACATCGGCCGCGTTACCATCGCCATGGTTTGGCAGTATGCGGTTACTTGGTTTCCGTGCCGGTTTTTTTCGCGGTCGCGGTTTTTCGACAGCGATATTGCATCTGGAATCTATACTTTTCTCACTGCGGTTCAGGAAATTCCTGAAACAAAATGCCGTTGACACGCTTTGGATTGTAATGCCCACTGCTTTTCAGGATATCTACAGGCTGTCAGTACTATGCCGTGGTGCCAATATCAGGATTCATGTTTCGGTACACGATGACCCGGTGCTTGAGAATGAAAAAAGACATAAACTTGTGGACCGTTTGTTTAGGGGAATCCTCGATAAATCCCATTCGATTGATGTTATCTCCGCGCGTATGCAACGCCGCTATAAGCAACAGTATGGCGTTGACAGTACGGTGATTACCAGGACGGTGCCCGATAATTTTCCCGGAAATGTGCAGGCGCCCGATCACTGCCTCAATATTCTCATGGGTGGCTACGGCAATGCTTCGGCTCCTTGGCCACAGCCATTAATCGATGCCGTGGCACAACTCAATACCGTATGCGGGACAACCCTGATGCTGTTCGATCCCAAGCTCAGGCCATGGGAAAGTGACCGTGTTAAAGTGTTTGACCTCATGGATGAAATGCAATTTAATGCGCTGCTGCAGACCGTTCATCTGGGGTATGCCTGCGACGACCTGTCACCGGATAAAATAGCGTTCGCACAATTGAGCCTTCCTACAAAAGTTATCACTTACATTGGAGCGGGAATACCCTTTGTATATCATGGTCCGGCAGATTCCACCGTAGGCGACCTGCTCAAAGAGTTTAAGGCTGGTGTGATCGTCTCGTCGAATGATGTTGGGGAGTTGTACGAGGCTTTTATGGAGTTAAAGTCAAATTACAGCCTGTATGCCCATCAATGTGCCCTGGCGGTTGAAGAATGCTTTTCCGAAGCAAAGGTACTGGGGCGCCTGTATCGCGAGTTATTAAAATAGCAGCGCCATGCATTGGCCAAAATTATAATATATTTGCCGCATGAGCCATCGAAAAATAAAGATCCTTTTTTGCTTCGGGACCCGACCTGAAGCCATAAAAATGGCACCATTGTACCATACGCTTAAAAATCATTTCGAGGTAATAGTATGTGTCACAGGTCAGCATCGCCACATGCTGGACCAGGTGCTGGAATTTTTCGAAA
The nucleotide sequence above comes from Flavobacterium magnum. Encoded proteins:
- a CDS encoding NAD-dependent epimerase/dehydratase family protein, encoding MKILVTGSSGLIGSEVVSYFAALDHTLMGIDNNMRADFFGPGGDTRWNQQRLLKQFGNFSHFEIDIRNRDSVLQFIEKHKPEVIVHTAAQPSHDLAASRPFDDFDVNALGTLNLLEACRRFTPESPFIHLSTNKVYGDAPNNIKLRELESRWDYDDPMYKDGISENFTIDQSKHSLFGASKVSGDIMVQEYGRYFGMYTACLRGGCLTGPNHSGVELHGFLSYLIRTNLEGKTYKVFGYKGKQVRDNIHSYDVATFIDHFIKNPRSGEVYNIGGGKENSISILEAFDLISSISGKEMKYEYIDQHRSGDHICYYSDLSKIKQHFPEWNITRNLHTVFEEITENWYKRMEPNAK
- a CDS encoding glycosyltransferase encodes the protein MRSGDNPNKSTEAKVATVWHHVIMPVYIPHAEGYFRDSFKILRLSLESLIRTVAPGTYITVVDNGSAAEVSGYLDQLFHEGHINEIIHTINIGKINAVMKGLAGINSVFFTVCDQDILFLEHWQQASFAVFDDFPKAGVVGIIPMFNTFKTYSDHLLFDFLLSDRLKFRPVKNPEALQRFYDSIWTDRNYNQHRLKEILTLSSPNGEIAVVGSGHVVATYRRDIFDTFQKSYTRDLLSPESDKLFLDLPPLHSGYYRFTTYDNYAYHMGNAYESWMSGVSGQAIARTVSAPRNHPKLKQGLFVRFFGTFKKYFVQKIIFKPIFYRHFLKYKGLQSDQISTF